From a single Fusobacterium ulcerans ATCC 49185 genomic region:
- a CDS encoding TetR family transcriptional regulator yields MDFERVKTEEQRKIRIQQIKDAAIKLFDIHDFHEITLADIAKGTNFTRGNLYKYISSKEEIYLLVTIDEFNKLLVELKIKINRDFSKKTDEFSEILAKEIEKQNRFLKLFSILYTNLEKNASEEKLIQFKEELSYCQIKFIKIIKTAFPSLEEVQIRKFLEILSCFVIGFYPLVSPNDIQKEALKKAKTGYYPPNFKKVLKEQILSILRSVIYHSGEKVSSIPYRLI; encoded by the coding sequence ATGGATTTTGAAAGAGTTAAAACTGAAGAACAGAGAAAAATTAGAATTCAGCAAATAAAAGATGCTGCTATTAAGTTATTTGATATTCATGATTTTCATGAAATTACTTTAGCTGACATTGCTAAGGGAACTAATTTTACAAGAGGAAATCTTTATAAATATATCTCTTCTAAAGAAGAAATATATTTATTAGTCACTATAGATGAATTCAATAAATTATTAGTTGAATTAAAAATAAAAATAAATAGAGATTTTTCAAAAAAAACTGATGAATTTTCTGAAATATTAGCTAAAGAAATAGAAAAACAAAATAGATTTTTGAAACTATTTTCAATCTTATATACTAATCTTGAAAAAAATGCTTCTGAAGAAAAACTTATACAATTCAAAGAAGAACTTAGTTACTGTCAAATTAAATTTATAAAAATTATAAAAACTGCATTTCCAAGCTTAGAAGAAGTTCAAATCAGAAAATTTTTAGAAATACTAAGTTGTTTTGTAATTGGTTTTTATCCTCTTGTTTCCCCTAACGATATCCAAAAAGAAGCTCTAAAAAAAGCTAAAACTGGCTATTATCCTCCTAATTTTAAAAAAGTTCTAAAGGAGCAGATACTATCCATATTAAGAAGTGTTATTTATCATTCAGGAGAAAAAGTTTCATCTATTCCATACAGGTTAATATAA
- a CDS encoding PaaI family thioesterase, translating into MCNLNKNITIEILNEKGKGFLPEFMGVEILELKEKFLRSRLAIKPYHIAPNGYLHAATVITLADTTCGYASFAHLPEGAESLTTIELKSNHLGTTTKGRICCTATAQHLGKTTQVWDAVVTDEATGKKIALFRCTQMILYPKK; encoded by the coding sequence ATGTGTAATTTAAACAAAAATATAACTATAGAAATATTAAATGAAAAAGGAAAAGGATTCTTACCTGAATTTATGGGAGTTGAAATTCTTGAATTAAAAGAAAAGTTTTTAAGAAGCAGATTGGCTATAAAACCATATCATATTGCGCCAAATGGTTATCTTCATGCTGCAACTGTTATTACTTTAGCTGATACTACTTGTGGATATGCTTCTTTTGCTCATCTTCCAGAGGGAGCAGAAAGTTTAACAACTATTGAATTGAAAAGCAACCATCTTGGAACTACTACAAAAGGGAGAATCTGCTGTACTGCTACTGCTCAGCATCTTGGAAAAACCACTCAAGTATGGGATGCAGTTGTTACAGATGAGGCAACTGGAAAGAAAATTGCACTTTTTAGATGTACTCAAATGATATTATATCCTAAAAAATAA
- the gltS gene encoding sodium/glutamate symporter, whose protein sequence is MEFSLNDLGVLFKFDMVGTIAMGLISLYIGRKLKERLSFLDRFGIPAAVLGGLLFALIHLLMRTIHIGSITYDTTLQTPFMVVFFTTIGLGSSIEGLKKGGKLLIIFWLLSGVMTFMQTVIGVGVAKATGINPLLGVLAGSVSMSGGHGSAGAFGQTVEGLGVTGALTVALSAATFGLVAGGLLGSPLAIHLIKKFDLKPKDVVNEDEVGIKIDIEKREINLNSMLQHILMLSIIMTIGISLSGLLKSKLGIALPSYVGAMFCAIIFNNLNLKAKWVDIDRNLVNILGEASLNIFLSMALISLKLWELAALAIPMVIILGCQVIFMWLYTRFIVFKAMGSDYDAAVMVSGMCGSGLGATTNAMINMGEVSGKYGYTVNPYLVVPLTGAFLIDIFQMPVILTAINLFK, encoded by the coding sequence ATGGAATTTAGTTTGAATGATTTAGGAGTACTTTTTAAATTTGATATGGTTGGAACAATAGCAATGGGATTAATATCTCTTTATATTGGAAGAAAACTAAAGGAAAGACTTTCATTTCTTGATAGATTTGGAATACCAGCAGCAGTTTTAGGAGGATTATTATTTGCTCTCATTCATTTATTAATGAGAACTATTCATATTGGAAGCATTACCTATGATACAACACTTCAAACACCTTTTATGGTAGTTTTCTTTACGACTATTGGGTTAGGTTCTTCAATTGAGGGATTAAAAAAAGGTGGGAAATTATTAATAATATTTTGGCTTTTAAGTGGAGTTATGACTTTTATGCAGACAGTTATTGGAGTAGGAGTTGCTAAAGCAACTGGGATCAATCCATTACTAGGAGTTTTAGCAGGGTCAGTATCAATGTCTGGTGGACATGGGTCAGCAGGAGCTTTTGGACAAACAGTGGAAGGATTAGGGGTAACAGGAGCATTAACAGTTGCACTTTCTGCTGCAACATTTGGTCTTGTAGCTGGAGGACTTTTAGGCTCACCTCTTGCTATACATTTAATAAAGAAATTTGATTTAAAACCTAAAGATGTTGTTAATGAAGATGAAGTTGGAATAAAAATTGATATAGAAAAAAGAGAAATAAATCTTAATTCAATGCTGCAGCATATATTGATGCTGTCAATTATAATGACAATAGGAATTTCTTTAAGCGGACTTTTAAAAAGTAAGCTGGGAATAGCTCTTCCTTCATATGTAGGAGCTATGTTCTGTGCTATTATCTTTAATAATCTTAATTTAAAAGCTAAATGGGTTGATATTGATAGAAATCTTGTAAATATATTGGGAGAAGCTTCTCTTAACATATTTTTATCTATGGCCTTAATATCATTAAAATTGTGGGAACTTGCAGCACTTGCAATACCAATGGTTATAATATTAGGTTGTCAGGTAATATTTATGTGGCTATATACAAGATTCATAGTATTTAAAGCAATGGGAAGCGATTATGATGCAGCAGTTATGGTTTCAGGAATGTGTGGTTCTGGATTGGGAGCAACAACAAATGCTATGATAAATATGGGAGAGGTAAGTGGAAAATATGGATACACAGTTAATCCCTATTTAGTAGTCCCATTGACAGGAGCTTTTCTAATAGATATTTTTCAAATGCCAGTTATACTAACAGCAATTAATCTCTTTAAATAG
- the hutG gene encoding formimidoylglutamase, giving the protein MKDLWHGRFDSNEEIDLRIWQIVKPFDNVSKEYGICLVGYDTDDGIKRNQGRIGAEKGSNAIRKAMQSFPIVENLRIYDYQNLKNKVLEEAQKEYSLKIYNVIKKELFPIGLGGGHDIAFASYSGIRKAYPDKKIGIINFDTHLDMRSYDNGATSGTSFKQILDSDKNVKYSIVGFKKQGNTKRLIDTAKSYNVLILDEENDEKFINDELKKYLADTDILYVTFCMDVFNASDAPGVSAPTIMGLDPKKGKRILREIMKSKKVVCVDFAEVNPEYDIDSRTAKLAGSLIYDIMNNLAK; this is encoded by the coding sequence ATGAAAGATTTGTGGCATGGAAGATTTGATAGTAATGAAGAGATTGACTTGAGAATTTGGCAAATTGTTAAACCTTTTGATAATGTTAGCAAAGAATATGGAATCTGCCTTGTAGGATATGATACAGATGATGGAATAAAAAGAAATCAAGGAAGAATAGGCGCTGAAAAAGGATCTAATGCAATAAGAAAAGCTATGCAATCTTTCCCAATAGTGGAGAATTTAAGGATTTATGATTACCAAAACTTAAAAAATAAAGTTCTAGAGGAAGCACAAAAAGAGTATTCATTAAAAATTTATAATGTTATAAAGAAAGAACTTTTTCCAATAGGACTGGGTGGAGGACATGATATAGCTTTTGCTTCTTATAGTGGAATTAGAAAAGCTTATCCTGACAAAAAAATAGGAATTATAAATTTTGATACACATTTAGATATGAGATCTTATGATAATGGAGCTACTTCTGGGACTTCATTTAAGCAGATATTAGATAGTGATAAGAATGTAAAGTATTCAATAGTTGGTTTTAAAAAACAGGGAAATACTAAAAGATTAATAGATACAGCTAAAAGTTATAATGTATTAATTTTGGATGAAGAAAATGATGAAAAATTTATAAATGATGAATTAAAAAAATATCTTGCAGATACAGATATTCTATATGTAACTTTCTGTATGGATGTGTTTAATGCTTCTGATGCTCCAGGAGTTTCAGCTCCAACAATAATGGGTCTTGACCCTAAAAAAGGAAAAAGAATTTTAAGGGAAATTATGAAGAGTAAAAAAGTTGTATGTGTAGATTTTGCAGAAGTAAATCCAGAATATGATATAGATAGTAGAACTGCAAAACTTGCAGGAAGTCTTATATATGATATTATGAATAATTTAGCAAAATAA